The Apium graveolens cultivar Ventura chromosome 6, ASM990537v1, whole genome shotgun sequence genome contains a region encoding:
- the LOC141668487 gene encoding uncharacterized protein LOC141668487 has translation MMEPRVQENVKLGKKAIDPYDLAEKNACLPSELRCLIYTKYMKEAMIIPCCHQSFCERCIPESVLRRYVPDEESVIQGNNISTAVPLYQMRQNNILYPSEFLLWMFQLLILLSGWKRRLLTIKLKPLLRRSLRETSRESWVTPKMMWFPQILFVTASPEWWT, from the exons ATGATGGAACCAAGAGTCCAAGAgaatgtgaagctgggaaa AAAAGCAATTGACCCCTACGATTTAGCAGAAAAAAATGCTTGCTTACCATCGGAACTTAGATGTCTCATTTACACGAAGTATATGAAGGAGGCTATGATAATACCTTGCTGCCACCAAAGCTTTTGTGAAAGATGT ATTCCAGAATCTGTGTTGCGGAGATATGTCCCAG ATGAAGAATCTGTCATCCAGGGTAACAATATCTCTACTGCTGTGCCTCTTTATCAAATGAGGCAAAATAATATTCTTTACCCTTCAGAGTTCCTACTATGGATGTTTCAGTTGTTGATCTTACTGTCAGGCTGGAAAAGAAGGCTACTTACGATAAAATTAAAGCCGCTATTAA GGAGGAGTCTGAGGGAAACCTCAAGGGAATCTTGGGTTACACCGAAGATGATGTGGTTTCCACAGATTTTGTTCGTGACAGCAT CACCCGAGTGGTGGACTTGA